In Turicibacter sanguinis, a genomic segment contains:
- the rpoD gene encoding RNA polymerase sigma factor RpoD, producing MSMPVFDEKKILEINDKLIKLGKKRGYLTYDEINNSFAEVQLDPEMISSFLDLYESEQIDIVKAKKVVETPKVKKEVKETPKVQNTEEEQTTTEEADFEENEEEENIPADFKIEEEDEEPFDAFEITSQLKLSDPVHMYLKEIGRVELLSSQEEIKFAKKIERGDILEEILKYRRQNEALPQELIDRIDLLIQDAGEAHDGNELLVGITELTEEEADRVLHEAEYAKKRLVESNLRLVVSIARRHIGRGMLFLDLIQEGNMGLIKAVEKFDYRKGFKFSTYATWWIRQAITRAIADQARTIRIPVHMIETINKLVRIQRQLVQELGREPLPEEIAEKMEITPEKAREILKISQEPISLESPVGDEADSSLGDFIPDADALSPSDFTSNEMLKKELAEVLETLTDREERVLRLRFGLEDGHTRTLEEVGKEFGVTRERIRQIEAKALRKLRHPSRSRRLKDFMEE from the coding sequence ATGTCAATGCCGGTATTTGACGAGAAAAAAATTCTTGAAATTAACGATAAGTTAATTAAATTAGGTAAAAAACGTGGTTATTTAACGTACGATGAAATTAATAATAGTTTTGCGGAAGTACAATTAGATCCTGAAATGATTAGTTCATTTTTAGATTTATACGAATCTGAACAAATTGATATCGTAAAAGCCAAAAAAGTGGTTGAGACTCCTAAAGTCAAAAAAGAAGTTAAAGAAACACCAAAAGTGCAAAACACTGAAGAGGAACAAACAACAACTGAAGAAGCTGATTTTGAAGAAAATGAGGAAGAGGAAAATATTCCAGCAGACTTTAAAATTGAAGAAGAAGATGAAGAACCATTTGACGCATTCGAGATTACTTCACAATTAAAACTTAGCGATCCAGTTCACATGTATTTAAAAGAAATCGGACGCGTTGAGTTATTATCAAGCCAAGAAGAAATCAAATTTGCTAAAAAAATCGAACGCGGAGATATTTTAGAAGAAATATTAAAATACCGTCGTCAAAATGAAGCATTACCTCAAGAATTAATAGATCGTATCGATTTACTTATTCAAGATGCCGGTGAAGCTCATGATGGAAATGAATTATTAGTTGGAATTACTGAATTAACAGAAGAAGAAGCTGATCGTGTTCTTCACGAAGCCGAATACGCTAAAAAACGTCTGGTTGAATCGAATTTACGATTAGTTGTAAGTATTGCTCGCCGTCATATCGGACGCGGAATGTTATTCCTTGATTTAATTCAAGAAGGAAATATGGGATTAATCAAAGCAGTAGAAAAATTTGACTACCGTAAAGGATTCAAATTCTCAACATACGCCACATGGTGGATTCGCCAAGCCATTACACGTGCCATTGCGGACCAAGCACGTACCATCCGTATTCCAGTTCACATGATTGAAACAATCAACAAACTAGTACGTATTCAACGTCAATTAGTCCAAGAATTAGGTCGTGAGCCATTACCAGAAGAAATTGCTGAAAAAATGGAAATTACACCTGAAAAAGCACGTGAAATTTTAAAAATCTCTCAAGAACCAATTTCATTAGAATCACCAGTTGGTGATGAAGCTGATTCAAGTTTAGGAGATTTCATTCCAGATGCTGATGCTTTATCACCATCAGACTTCACATCAAATGAAATGCTTAAAAAAGAATTAGCCGAAGTTTTAGAAACATTAACAGACCGTGAAGAACGAGTTCTTCGTTTACGTTTCGGTCTTGAAGATGGACATACACGTACACTTGAAGAAGTAGGAAAAGAATTCGGTGTAACTCGTGAACGTATTCGCCAAATTGAAGCGAAAGCCTTACGTAAATTACGCCACCCTTCAAGAAGCCGTCGTTTAAAAGACTTCATGGAAGAATAA
- a CDS encoding TetR/AcrR family transcriptional regulator, translating into MGGPNKKEAIAALHRQTILDAAEQVFYEKGFYATTIEDLSKASSYSRRTIYTYFENKEDILYNIVLKGLTSLNQDLTDVLNIEGDFLTKYYAICKAMTTYYQTYPYSFDSVNTMKNSDINLSEIPPTLMQIFASGTETNQLLENFLKQGQEDGIIQKNVNPQQAVYILWANLSSLITLTHNKGEFISSELNITVEQFLQNGFTQIINSILEVRL; encoded by the coding sequence ATGGGCGGACCAAATAAAAAAGAAGCCATAGCGGCCCTTCATCGTCAAACAATATTAGATGCTGCAGAACAAGTCTTTTATGAAAAAGGATTCTATGCAACGACGATTGAAGACTTATCAAAAGCTTCATCTTATAGTCGTCGAACAATTTACACCTATTTCGAAAACAAAGAAGATATTTTATACAACATCGTTTTAAAGGGATTAACCTCACTTAATCAGGATTTAACTGACGTCTTGAATATTGAAGGAGATTTTTTAACAAAGTACTACGCGATTTGTAAAGCAATGACCACTTATTATCAAACATACCCTTATTCATTCGATTCCGTTAATACAATGAAAAACTCAGATATCAACCTAAGTGAAATTCCCCCTACTTTAATGCAAATCTTTGCAAGCGGAACTGAAACGAATCAACTTCTTGAGAACTTCTTAAAACAAGGACAGGAAGACGGAATCATTCAAAAAAATGTAAATCCACAACAAGCTGTTTATATTCTATGGGCTAACCTTTCATCTCTAATCACACTTACTCATAACAAAGGTGAATTTATCTCCTCAGAATTAAACATAACAGTTGAACAATTTTTACAAAATGGATTCACACAAATCATCAATTCTATTTTAGAGGTACGCCTCTAA
- a CDS encoding radical SAM protein: MERYNIITEKFPREIVLLKSRPCAYGKCAFCDYIGDNSTNVEEMNTLNKEVLSNVKGLYDTFEVINSGNIFDLPKETLNMIKQTIDEHEFKKLFAEAHWIYREHLHKMRQRFEIDMMFKTGVESFDYDFREKVLKKGAPFKSVDELKQYFDSACIMVGVQGQTKDMIKRDIDIVLNQFDHATVNVYCENTTIIKPDPKLKEWFLDEYKWLDDVKHLEVLWNNTDFGVGD, translated from the coding sequence ATGGAAAGATACAATATAATAACGGAAAAATTTCCTCGTGAAATAGTCCTTTTAAAAAGTCGACCTTGTGCCTATGGAAAATGTGCATTTTGTGACTATATCGGAGATAATTCTACAAACGTCGAAGAAATGAACACGCTAAACAAGGAAGTTCTCTCAAACGTTAAAGGTCTATATGATACATTTGAGGTCATTAATTCAGGTAACATATTCGACCTTCCAAAAGAAACATTAAATATGATTAAACAAACAATCGATGAACACGAATTCAAAAAACTTTTTGCAGAAGCACATTGGATTTACCGAGAGCATCTTCATAAAATGCGTCAACGATTTGAAATTGATATGATGTTCAAAACAGGAGTTGAATCTTTTGACTACGATTTCAGGGAAAAAGTCTTAAAAAAAGGAGCACCTTTTAAAAGTGTTGATGAACTTAAGCAATACTTTGATTCGGCATGCATCATGGTTGGTGTGCAAGGACAAACAAAGGACATGATAAAAAGAGATATCGATATTGTCTTAAATCAATTCGATCATGCAACGGTTAACGTCTACTGTGAAAACACAACTATCATCAAACCAGACCCAAAATTAAAAGAATGGTTCCTTGATGAATATAAATGGTTAGACGATGTAAAACACTTGGAAGTTCTTTGGAATAATACTGACTTTGGAGTCGGAGACTAA
- a CDS encoding YfhO family protein, whose product MLTKSEVLRKTFTYICIIFVIIFFGFIFSGNFIYAISGQFVENYLTIYTNSHDLLLQGQMPMWSWNFFLGGNFLGAQNVYSIYNPFFLITMLFSTSNLSFLYFPLLFLKTCLAAGALYLYMKETKWFSLHTTTIASLLFIFNGWYLTNLNEFITIDLLVFVPLVLYGAEKMLASGKKRYFVATFTLLLISHFTFLLLFLPFLFIYILIRIYVMHHSQKDNLYKDIKNFILSIFIIIGVNMVFILPLVMASNTVQIELQNGLTLSSVLALAVQGLFPPLHENYKGVANFINHSHYLSLYQSVLVVLLAPQFVKLISKGARRLTILSYIGLLLIVFLTQSMQLVNVTSLATLNMNVLSILLILFNSLLVAYVLNDTHKLDLKLLKKTKYGYKFLLLLVLVFIFVYEYSFNNQGFTNFTTEAVFSQLIAITPYLMIFLLMNLLISLYCFILDEIVKEEHQLRGKVIFVILMLECLFTAYMYFETNSQKSNAVVEYVQDNDYIVNETYAVADYIQTIDPEFYRIINSYETQYNEPIYRGYNGFSIGNKALLGDDEFSWMLNENVTNGLSISATDYMITTALSAKYYFTPDYEASLPGYEYYDRIEGITIYKNNYFVPVASSMNTYVLDTDFEKLSREQKQYVFLNCMILNKEQVEHLALTYRLEAYDLSTLPSYLGEIQYYQAAQTRQNKGVKNVTYTQNGISHDYVALSPTLLSYSIPYDEGWKAYGDGELLEVHNVNGGFIGIEIPSAGQYEITLEYKSPGFDIGFSISSITALIILGCFYKYYEDKKKIASK is encoded by the coding sequence ATGTTAACAAAATCAGAAGTGTTGAGAAAAACTTTTACTTATATTTGTATTATCTTTGTAATTATTTTCTTTGGTTTCATTTTTTCAGGTAATTTTATTTATGCTATATCAGGGCAGTTTGTTGAAAATTATTTGACGATTTATACGAATTCACATGATTTATTACTTCAGGGACAGATGCCGATGTGGTCCTGGAACTTTTTCCTTGGTGGAAATTTTTTAGGAGCTCAGAATGTTTATTCGATATATAACCCATTCTTTTTGATTACGATGTTGTTTTCAACTAGTAATTTGTCGTTTTTATATTTTCCATTGCTATTTTTAAAGACGTGCTTAGCAGCGGGGGCTTTATATTTGTATATGAAGGAAACGAAGTGGTTTTCACTTCATACGACGACCATTGCTAGTTTGCTCTTTATTTTTAATGGCTGGTATTTAACTAATTTAAATGAGTTTATTACGATTGACTTGCTTGTTTTTGTTCCACTAGTTTTATATGGCGCCGAGAAAATGCTCGCGTCGGGTAAGAAGCGGTACTTTGTTGCTACATTTACATTGTTATTAATCTCTCATTTTACATTTTTATTATTGTTCTTACCGTTCTTATTCATTTATATCTTAATTCGAATTTATGTCATGCATCATTCACAGAAAGATAATTTGTATAAAGATATCAAAAATTTTATTTTGTCTATCTTTATTATTATCGGAGTCAATATGGTCTTTATTTTACCGCTGGTGATGGCTTCAAATACGGTTCAAATTGAATTGCAAAATGGATTGACGTTATCATCTGTATTAGCTTTAGCGGTTCAAGGATTATTCCCACCTCTTCATGAAAATTATAAGGGGGTGGCTAATTTTATTAATCATTCTCATTATTTATCGTTATATCAGTCTGTTCTAGTTGTTTTACTAGCCCCACAGTTTGTGAAATTGATTAGTAAGGGAGCTCGCAGGCTCACGATTTTAAGTTACATAGGGTTACTTTTGATTGTATTTTTGACGCAGTCGATGCAACTTGTTAATGTAACGTCACTGGCAACTTTAAATATGAATGTATTATCGATACTGTTAATTTTATTTAACTCATTATTAGTGGCTTATGTATTAAATGATACGCATAAATTGGATTTAAAGTTATTAAAGAAAACGAAATATGGATATAAATTTCTATTATTACTGGTATTAGTGTTTATTTTTGTTTATGAGTATAGTTTCAATAATCAAGGATTCACGAATTTTACAACTGAGGCTGTTTTCTCTCAATTAATCGCTATTACGCCGTACTTAATGATTTTTTTATTAATGAATTTATTGATTTCTTTGTATTGTTTTATTTTAGATGAGATTGTAAAGGAAGAGCATCAGTTAAGAGGGAAGGTTATCTTTGTTATTTTGATGCTTGAGTGTCTATTTACGGCATATATGTATTTTGAAACGAATAGTCAGAAATCGAATGCCGTTGTGGAGTATGTACAGGATAATGATTATATTGTGAATGAAACTTATGCGGTAGCAGACTATATTCAGACCATTGATCCGGAGTTTTATCGCATTATTAATAGTTATGAGACGCAGTATAATGAACCGATTTATCGAGGTTATAATGGCTTCTCGATTGGAAATAAGGCGCTTTTGGGAGACGATGAGTTTTCTTGGATGTTAAATGAAAATGTAACAAATGGCTTATCTATTTCAGCTACGGATTATATGATTACGACTGCGTTATCAGCGAAGTATTATTTTACGCCAGATTACGAAGCCTCTTTGCCAGGGTATGAGTATTATGATCGTATTGAAGGGATTACGATATACAAGAATAATTATTTTGTCCCAGTAGCCTCAAGTATGAATACCTATGTATTGGATACAGATTTTGAAAAGTTAAGTCGTGAACAAAAACAATATGTTTTCTTGAATTGTATGATTTTAAATAAGGAACAGGTAGAACATTTGGCTTTAACATATCGTCTTGAGGCTTATGATTTGAGTACTCTTCCAAGCTATCTAGGTGAGATTCAATATTATCAAGCGGCTCAGACCAGACAAAATAAAGGCGTTAAGAATGTAACCTATACCCAAAATGGAATTTCTCATGATTATGTGGCATTAAGTCCAACACTGCTTTCTTATTCGATTCCTTATGACGAAGGATGGAAAGCTTATGGAGATGGGGAATTATTAGAAGTACATAATGTAAATGGCGGATTTATTGGAATTGAAATTCCGAGTGCAGGTCAATATGAAATTACACTTGAATATAAATCGCCTGGTTTTGATATCGGATTCTCAATTTCTAGTATTACAGCACTGATTATTTTAGGGTGCTTCTATAAGTATTACGAAGATAAAAAGAAAATTGCCTCGAAATAA
- a CDS encoding LURP-one-related/scramblase family protein encodes MRRLRVLSAFMLACLVFIGGILEVHAEDLLTTLEQSHMIEVKQSWFSLNKSYKVYVDGNKVGKVEGLYFNLFGERLVLSDLNGDVYGSEQQIKRWNIRLNRLAQVYNSSNETVGFIGEEVIEDFFRWGKTFHFYDENRKEIAISKQKMFRIFPEYIIEDKSGNELYKIKKKFSLFKTTYEITIYDTNVVPVEQSIFLTSILDAIKEAEDEK; translated from the coding sequence ATGAGAAGGTTAAGGGTGTTAAGTGCGTTTATGTTAGCATGCCTCGTTTTTATTGGTGGTATTTTAGAAGTTCATGCAGAAGATTTACTCACTACTTTGGAACAATCACATATGATTGAAGTGAAGCAGAGTTGGTTTTCACTGAATAAATCGTATAAGGTTTATGTGGATGGGAACAAAGTAGGAAAGGTTGAGGGACTTTATTTTAATTTATTTGGTGAACGACTTGTTTTATCTGATTTAAATGGAGACGTTTATGGCTCAGAACAACAAATTAAACGTTGGAACATTCGTTTAAATCGATTAGCACAGGTTTATAATAGTAGTAATGAGACAGTTGGATTTATTGGTGAAGAAGTAATTGAGGATTTCTTTAGATGGGGAAAAACATTTCATTTTTATGATGAAAATCGAAAAGAAATAGCTATTTCAAAACAAAAGATGTTTAGAATCTTTCCTGAATATATTATCGAAGACAAAAGTGGGAATGAATTGTATAAAATAAAGAAAAAATTCTCACTATTTAAAACAACATATGAAATTACAATTTACGACACGAATGTAGTACCTGTTGAGCAAAGTATTTTTCTGACTTCTATATTAGATGCGATAAAAGAAGCAGAAGATGAAAAATGA
- a CDS encoding alpha/beta fold hydrolase produces the protein MFIKIDDLNVYYEVEGEGHPLLLLHGWGQKVEAFRPIIEPLKKEFKVYTLDFPGFGRSEEPKTIWSVYDYADMVEKFVKQLDIKNPTIFGHSFGGRVGIIYAGRQNELNKLVLIDSAGIKPKRGIDYYARVYSYKLGKKVLSLPGLSAYKEQMMANAGSSDYKNASPVMRQIMSKVVNEDLQHLMPSIKVPTLLVWGDKDDATPLSDAKIMEKKIPGAGLVVFEGAGHYSYLDCLGQFLRVIDVFLQEERGEK, from the coding sequence ATGTTCATTAAGATAGATGATTTAAATGTTTATTATGAAGTTGAAGGGGAAGGGCATCCTCTTCTTTTATTGCATGGATGGGGGCAGAAGGTTGAAGCATTTCGACCGATTATCGAACCATTAAAAAAAGAATTTAAAGTTTATACGTTAGACTTTCCTGGTTTCGGTCGAAGTGAAGAACCGAAAACTATTTGGTCAGTTTATGATTATGCTGACATGGTTGAGAAGTTTGTAAAGCAGTTAGATATTAAAAATCCAACTATTTTTGGCCATTCATTTGGTGGGCGTGTTGGAATTATTTATGCTGGGCGCCAAAATGAGTTAAATAAATTAGTGTTAATTGATAGTGCTGGAATTAAACCAAAACGTGGTATTGATTATTATGCTCGTGTTTATAGCTATAAATTAGGTAAAAAGGTTTTGAGTTTACCAGGTTTAAGTGCTTATAAAGAACAGATGATGGCGAATGCCGGTTCATCGGATTATAAAAACGCATCACCTGTGATGCGTCAGATTATGAGTAAGGTTGTGAATGAAGATTTACAGCATTTAATGCCTTCTATTAAAGTGCCAACTTTATTAGTATGGGGAGATAAAGATGATGCGACGCCTTTGAGCGATGCTAAAATTATGGAGAAAAAAATTCCTGGAGCGGGACTGGTTGTGTTTGAGGGCGCTGGTCATTATTCATATCTAGACTGTTTAGGTCAATTTTTACGCGTGATTGACGTGTTCTTACAAGAAGAAAGAGGTGAGAAGTAA
- a CDS encoding UDP-N-acetylmuramoyl-tripeptide--D-alanyl-D-alanine ligase yields the protein MALPYIIMGLLAVLSIILCFTLWGRMKHALQMLQQCHYMNDRFTNWIAGHRLNSFPTVLSVFVIAYWVVIVLSLLMPLSFMTITIPLLIITAIGAFLSNLTSFKSKESKLPLKITARVWRLIGTAVLVMLAISGVAMAFVPLNLLLQLPGWVLTFNLFAYMIVLFANKLNKPLETQIRLGFINDARRIVKSSKDLDVIGVTGSYGKTSTKHALNAILSEQFNTLMTPESYNTPMGITITIRNFLKPIHSKFIAEMGAYKVGEINELCEIAYPKYGVLTSVGPQHLETFKTIDNVKQTKFELIEYLPEDGIGFINIDDENIRDYYENKFQGKCKVYTYGIEREADYRASDIEVSEKGTTFNVHFKDGRVETFQTKLLGLHNIYNTLASIGLGYELGIPVEKMQMAVRKMKPVTHRLELRRNGNFTIIDDAFNSNPVGSKMALEVLGQMNGKRIVITPGMVDLGTAQYDLNKAFGTYMKDNCDYVILVGKKQTEPIYAGLMEVEYPTETIYVAENLQDAFAKMHEVVEPGAFVLLENDLPELFAE from the coding sequence ATGGCATTACCTTATATAATCATGGGGCTTTTAGCGGTACTTTCTATCATTTTATGTTTTACTTTATGGGGGCGAATGAAACACGCCTTACAAATGTTACAACAGTGTCATTATATGAATGATCGTTTTACGAATTGGATAGCAGGGCATCGATTGAATTCGTTCCCGACTGTTTTATCTGTATTTGTTATTGCCTATTGGGTAGTTATTGTTTTAAGTTTATTGATGCCTTTATCGTTTATGACGATTACAATTCCACTTTTAATAATTACGGCTATTGGGGCATTTTTATCTAATTTAACAAGTTTTAAGTCAAAAGAATCAAAGTTACCGTTAAAAATTACGGCACGTGTTTGGCGCTTAATTGGAACGGCAGTCTTAGTAATGCTAGCAATCTCTGGTGTTGCAATGGCCTTTGTCCCACTTAACCTGTTACTTCAGTTGCCTGGATGGGTATTAACATTCAATTTATTTGCGTATATGATTGTGTTGTTTGCAAATAAGTTAAATAAGCCATTAGAGACGCAGATTCGTTTAGGATTTATTAATGATGCACGTCGCATTGTGAAGTCTTCGAAAGATTTAGATGTAATCGGAGTAACCGGAAGTTATGGTAAAACGAGTACGAAGCATGCATTGAATGCGATTTTATCAGAGCAGTTTAACACATTAATGACGCCTGAAAGCTATAATACCCCGATGGGGATTACGATTACGATTCGTAACTTCTTGAAGCCAATTCATAGTAAGTTTATTGCTGAGATGGGAGCTTATAAAGTTGGTGAAATTAATGAGTTATGTGAAATTGCTTATCCTAAGTACGGTGTTTTAACATCGGTTGGACCGCAACATTTAGAAACATTTAAAACAATTGATAATGTTAAACAAACAAAGTTTGAGTTGATTGAGTATTTGCCTGAAGACGGAATTGGATTTATTAATATTGATGATGAAAATATTCGTGATTACTATGAAAATAAATTCCAAGGTAAGTGTAAAGTTTATACGTATGGGATTGAACGTGAAGCAGATTATCGTGCAAGTGATATTGAAGTCAGCGAAAAAGGAACAACATTCAATGTTCACTTTAAAGATGGACGTGTTGAAACATTCCAAACAAAACTTTTAGGATTGCATAATATTTATAATACGTTAGCAAGTATTGGGTTAGGGTATGAGTTAGGAATTCCAGTTGAGAAAATGCAAATGGCAGTTCGTAAAATGAAACCTGTCACTCACCGTTTAGAACTACGTCGTAACGGTAACTTTACAATTATCGATGATGCTTTCAACTCAAATCCAGTAGGATCTAAAATGGCACTTGAAGTATTAGGACAAATGAATGGGAAACGAATCGTTATCACACCAGGTATGGTCGATTTAGGTACAGCTCAATATGATTTAAACAAAGCATTTGGGACATACATGAAAGATAACTGTGATTATGTCATTCTAGTTGGAAAAAAACAAACAGAACCAATCTATGCTGGATTAATGGAAGTTGAATACCCAACAGAAACAATCTACGTAGCAGAAAACCTACAAGATGCCTTTGCCAAAATGCACGAAGTCGTGGAACCAGGTGCCTTCGTATTACTAGAAAATGACCTACCGGAACTATTTGCAGAGTAA
- a CDS encoding NUDIX hydrolase: protein MSDKVLEFIKKVQSISQIGLSFSTDPYAIDNYNELKELSLEMLHSYTGLPKAECDLYKDYHYPTPQPAVRAMVLKDGKVLLVKEKDSGEWSLPGGWCDIDCTPKQTAIKETFEESGYVIECPKLLAVFDRRNYTQKSIYDVYCLYFQGNVVSGEAKCNHETSEVAWFELDNLPVLSRKNSIEEIKKAYKVYAEQLETYFE from the coding sequence ATGAGCGATAAAGTATTAGAGTTTATTAAAAAAGTTCAATCTATTTCACAAATTGGCTTATCCTTTTCAACAGATCCCTACGCAATTGATAACTACAACGAATTAAAAGAGTTAAGTCTTGAAATGTTACATTCATATACGGGATTACCTAAGGCAGAATGTGACTTATATAAAGATTATCATTATCCAACACCGCAACCTGCAGTTAGAGCAATGGTTTTAAAAGATGGTAAAGTGTTGCTAGTCAAGGAAAAGGATAGTGGTGAATGGTCATTACCGGGTGGTTGGTGTGATATTGATTGTACACCCAAACAAACTGCAATTAAGGAAACATTCGAGGAATCAGGATACGTTATTGAATGCCCTAAATTATTAGCTGTATTCGATAGAAGAAATTATACACAAAAGTCTATCTATGATGTTTATTGTCTTTATTTCCAGGGCAATGTCGTTTCAGGTGAGGCAAAATGTAATCATGAAACTTCCGAAGTAGCATGGTTTGAATTAGATAATTTACCGGTCTTATCAAGAAAAAATTCAATTGAAGAAATTAAAAAGGCATATAAAGTTTATGCTGAACAATTAGAAACATATTTTGAGTAA
- a CDS encoding D-alanine--D-alanine ligase family protein, with protein MKLKVGVFFGGESVEHEISIISANQAMHAIDKEKYDVVPVYLSKKREWYTGEALFDVKEYKNMDELFKKCQRITIVANKGKIQVERYPSKLFGNNILNTIDVAIPVIHGTNGEDGALQGFFELNGIPYSGCDVAAAAVGQDKVFMKNILRDSGLPITNYVWYYSSDWFANPEACLDAIESKLSYPLMVKPASLGSSVGISKAKDRASLEEAITEAISYDNKFIVEEMVTQLVEVNCSVIGDFSGAKASVLEEVMGSDEFLSYKDKYEGGGGSKGAKTGGTKSQGMASTNRIIPARLTDEGTKYVQDLALQTFRVLGSAGVARIDFLINAENNNVYVNEINTIPGSLSFYLWEKTDRDFTGLMTSLVELALKRQRERENLTFSFDSNVLALQGSGTKGAKGTKA; from the coding sequence ATGAAGTTAAAAGTTGGTGTGTTCTTTGGTGGTGAATCGGTAGAGCACGAAATCTCAATTATTTCTGCTAATCAAGCAATGCATGCTATCGATAAAGAGAAATACGATGTAGTACCAGTTTACTTATCAAAAAAGCGTGAATGGTATACAGGTGAAGCGTTATTCGACGTGAAAGAATATAAAAATATGGACGAATTGTTCAAAAAATGTCAACGTATTACCATTGTAGCTAACAAAGGTAAAATCCAAGTTGAACGTTATCCAAGTAAATTATTTGGAAATAATATTTTAAATACAATCGATGTAGCAATTCCAGTTATTCACGGAACAAATGGTGAAGACGGTGCCCTACAAGGATTCTTCGAATTAAACGGAATTCCTTACTCTGGATGTGATGTTGCTGCAGCGGCCGTTGGACAAGATAAAGTGTTCATGAAAAATATTTTACGTGATTCAGGATTACCTATCACAAATTATGTTTGGTATTATTCTTCTGATTGGTTTGCGAATCCAGAGGCATGTTTAGATGCGATTGAATCTAAATTATCTTATCCATTAATGGTTAAACCAGCTAGTCTTGGATCAAGTGTTGGGATTTCAAAAGCGAAAGACCGTGCATCATTAGAAGAAGCTATTACAGAAGCAATTAGCTACGATAATAAATTTATCGTTGAAGAAATGGTAACTCAATTAGTTGAAGTTAACTGCTCAGTAATTGGAGATTTCTCTGGTGCCAAAGCTTCTGTACTAGAAGAAGTAATGGGATCTGATGAGTTTTTAAGTTATAAAGATAAATATGAAGGTGGTGGAGGTTCTAAAGGTGCTAAAACCGGAGGAACTAAATCACAAGGTATGGCAAGTACTAACCGTATTATTCCTGCTCGTTTGACAGATGAAGGAACTAAATATGTTCAAGATCTTGCATTACAAACATTCCGTGTACTTGGTAGTGCAGGGGTTGCTCGTATTGACTTCTTAATTAATGCTGAAAACAATAATGTTTATGTAAATGAAATCAATACAATCCCAGGATCATTATCATTCTACTTATGGGAAAAAACAGACCGTGACTTTACAGGTTTAATGACAAGTCTTGTTGAATTAGCTTTAAAACGTCAACGTGAACGTGAAAACTTAACATTCTCATTCGACTCAAACGTTTTAGCATTACAAGGATCTGGAACAAAAGGGGCAAAAGGAACAAAAGCCTAA
- a CDS encoding Cof-type HAD-IIB family hydrolase: MKKAIFFDIDGTLIEAKDGIKEIRPNVQSAIRSLQENGHYVFIATGRPYAFLSQAILNFGFDGFILANGAHVVVKDELLHSEPLDKEFVKEFTSKLEAMNVQYILEGEKQSYLKETHKEFYEFYDRVGILNDLFESNYSLDEVDIHKIEMLCMTDEIYQACLELLAGHDEYDHVSSIDFGVCELYSKKNTKATGIIKALQHLNIPIENSYAFGDGKNDIEMLSTVGCGIAMGNASDEVKKYAHQVTETVHNDGVAFGIEKFVV, from the coding sequence GTGAAAAAGGCGATATTTTTTGATATTGATGGTACTTTAATTGAAGCTAAGGACGGAATTAAAGAAATTAGACCGAATGTTCAGTCTGCGATTCGTTCTTTACAGGAAAATGGACATTATGTTTTTATTGCAACGGGAAGACCTTATGCTTTTTTAAGCCAGGCAATTTTAAATTTCGGTTTTGATGGTTTTATTTTAGCTAATGGTGCTCATGTTGTGGTTAAGGATGAGTTGTTACATAGTGAACCTCTTGATAAAGAATTTGTTAAAGAATTTACGTCGAAGCTTGAGGCAATGAATGTACAGTATATTTTAGAGGGAGAAAAACAATCCTATTTAAAAGAAACTCATAAAGAGTTTTATGAGTTTTATGATCGTGTGGGTATTTTAAATGACCTTTTTGAAAGTAATTATTCGTTAGATGAAGTTGATATTCACAAGATTGAGATGTTATGTATGACTGACGAAATTTATCAAGCTTGCCTAGAATTATTAGCAGGACATGATGAGTATGATCATGTGAGCAGTATTGATTTTGGTGTTTGCGAGCTATATTCAAAAAAGAATACGAAGGCAACTGGAATTATTAAAGCATTACAACATTTAAATATTCCAATTGAAAATAGTTATGCATTTGGTGATGGTAAGAATGATATTGAAATGTTATCAACAGTTGGATGCGGTATTGCTATGGGAAATGCATCTGATGAGGTGAAGAAGTATGCACACCAAGTAACAGAAACAGTTCATAATGATGGAGTGGCTTTCGGAATTGAAAAATTTGTGGTCTAA